A single genomic interval of Bradyrhizobium sp. AZCC 1693 harbors:
- a CDS encoding 1-aminocyclopropane-1-carboxylate deaminase produces MLEKFERYPLTFGPTHIEKLERLSQHLGGQVELYAKREDCNSGLAFGGNKLRKLEYIIPDAIASNADTLVSIGGVQSNHTRMVAAVAAKIGMKCRLVQESWVPHEDAVYDRVGNILLSRVMGADVQMVDEGFDIGIRQSWEEAIADVKAKGGKPYAIPAGASVHKYGGLGYVGFAEEVRAQEKELGFAFDYIVVCTVTGSTHAGMLVGFAKDGRARKVIGIDASFTPAQTKAQVLDIARGTAGLVELGQGIAEDDVVLIEDYAYPAYGVPSEETKEAIRLCARLEGMITDPVYEGKSMQGMIDLVNKGYFPKGSKVLYAHLGGAPAINGYAYTFRNG; encoded by the coding sequence GGAGAAATTTGAACGATATCCGCTCACATTCGGGCCCACCCATATCGAAAAGCTGGAGCGGCTGTCGCAACATCTCGGCGGCCAGGTCGAGCTCTACGCCAAGCGGGAGGATTGCAATTCGGGTCTCGCCTTCGGCGGCAACAAGCTGCGCAAGCTCGAATACATCATCCCCGATGCGATCGCCTCCAATGCGGACACGCTGGTCTCGATCGGCGGCGTGCAGTCCAACCACACCCGCATGGTCGCAGCCGTTGCGGCCAAGATCGGGATGAAGTGCCGCCTGGTGCAGGAAAGCTGGGTGCCGCATGAGGACGCCGTCTACGACCGCGTCGGCAACATCCTGCTCAGCCGCGTGATGGGCGCCGATGTCCAGATGGTCGATGAAGGTTTCGACATCGGCATTCGCCAAAGCTGGGAAGAGGCGATCGCGGATGTGAAGGCCAAGGGCGGCAAGCCCTATGCGATCCCGGCCGGCGCCTCCGTGCATAAATATGGCGGGCTCGGCTATGTCGGCTTCGCGGAAGAGGTTCGGGCGCAGGAGAAGGAGCTCGGCTTCGCCTTCGACTACATCGTGGTCTGCACGGTCACCGGTTCGACCCACGCCGGCATGCTGGTGGGATTTGCCAAGGATGGCCGCGCGCGCAAGGTGATCGGCATCGACGCTTCCTTTACGCCGGCCCAGACCAAGGCCCAGGTGCTCGATATCGCCCGTGGCACCGCCGGCCTCGTTGAATTGGGCCAGGGGATCGCCGAGGACGATGTCGTCCTGATCGAGGACTATGCCTATCCGGCCTATGGCGTTCCCTCAGAGGAGACCAAGGAGGCGATCCGGCTGTGTGCGCGCCTCGAAGGCATGATCACCGATCCCGTCTACGAGGGAAAATCCATGCAGGGCATGATCGACCTCGTGAACAAGGGCTACTTCCCGAAGGGATCGAAGGTGCTCTACGCCCATCTCGGCGGCGCGCCCGCCATCAACGGATATGCTTATACGTTCCGTAACGGCTGA
- the recQ gene encoding DNA helicase RecQ codes for MEANAALNRHSGTARDALSVLNSVFGLPAFRGAQEEIVRHVTDGGNCLVLMPTGGGKSLCYQLPSLLREGCGIVVSPLIALMRDQVAGLLEAGVNAAVLNSTLSFDEASEVERRLLAGDLDLLYVAPERLLTPRCLSLLGQANIALFAIDEAHCVSQWGHDFRPEYIGLSAIAERFPDVPRIALTATADEMTRKEIIARLGLAGAPSFVASFDRPNIRYEIVEKQNAPAQLKAFISERHAGDAGIVYCLSRAKVEDTAAALTSAGIPALPYHAGLDAGLRARNQDRFINEDGVVIVATIAFGMGIDKPDVRFVAHLDLPKSIEAYYQETGRAGRDGKPSSAWMAYGLSDIVQQRRMIDESTGSDAFKRVSIGKLDALVALAETAGCRRGRLLGYFGEEVTGISCGNCDNCLSPPQLRDGKVAAQKLLSCAYRTGQRFGAMHLIDVLVGRMTERVTQFGHDKLSVFGIGADHNEKQWRAVIRQLVAMGHLRADSEAFGALKLTESARGVLKGETEVMLREAAPGTRIRASRAKSRRGDLAPRAESKPGDAPLQAALRAWRSDIARQRSVPAYVVLHDSTIDGIAAARPSTLNELRNIPGIGDKKLEHYGDELLALVRAADA; via the coding sequence ATGGAAGCGAACGCAGCCCTTAATCGCCATTCGGGAACCGCTCGGGACGCGCTTTCCGTCCTCAATTCCGTGTTCGGCCTGCCGGCCTTTCGCGGCGCGCAGGAGGAAATCGTCCGCCACGTGACTGATGGCGGCAATTGCCTGGTGCTGATGCCGACCGGCGGCGGCAAGTCGCTTTGCTACCAGTTGCCGTCCTTGTTGCGCGAGGGCTGTGGCATCGTGGTGTCGCCGCTGATCGCGCTGATGCGCGACCAGGTCGCGGGACTGCTGGAGGCCGGCGTCAATGCGGCGGTTCTGAACTCGACGCTGTCGTTTGACGAAGCCTCGGAAGTCGAGCGGCGGCTGCTCGCCGGCGACCTCGACCTGCTCTACGTCGCGCCGGAACGGCTGCTGACGCCGCGCTGCCTGTCCCTGCTCGGACAAGCCAATATCGCGTTGTTTGCGATCGACGAGGCGCATTGCGTGTCGCAATGGGGACACGATTTTCGTCCCGAATATATCGGCCTGTCCGCGATCGCCGAACGCTTTCCGGATGTGCCGCGCATCGCACTGACCGCGACCGCCGACGAGATGACGCGCAAGGAGATCATCGCCCGGCTCGGGCTTGCCGGCGCGCCAAGCTTCGTGGCGAGTTTCGACCGCCCGAATATTCGTTATGAGATCGTCGAAAAGCAGAATGCCCCGGCCCAGCTCAAGGCGTTCATCAGCGAGCGCCACGCCGGAGACGCCGGCATCGTCTATTGCCTGTCGCGCGCCAAGGTCGAGGACACCGCGGCAGCCCTGACCAGCGCCGGTATCCCGGCCCTGCCCTACCACGCCGGACTTGATGCAGGCTTGCGCGCCCGCAACCAGGACCGCTTCATCAACGAGGACGGCGTCGTAATCGTCGCCACCATCGCGTTCGGCATGGGCATCGACAAGCCGGACGTGCGCTTCGTGGCGCATCTCGACCTGCCGAAGAGCATCGAGGCCTATTACCAGGAGACCGGACGCGCCGGGCGCGACGGCAAGCCCTCCAGCGCCTGGATGGCCTATGGCCTGTCCGACATCGTGCAGCAGCGCCGCATGATCGACGAATCCACCGGCTCCGACGCCTTCAAGCGCGTGTCGATCGGCAAGCTCGATGCGCTGGTGGCGCTGGCGGAAACCGCGGGCTGCCGGCGCGGCCGCCTGCTCGGATATTTCGGCGAGGAAGTCACCGGCATCAGTTGCGGCAATTGCGACAACTGCCTGTCGCCGCCGCAGCTTCGCGACGGCAAGGTCGCCGCGCAAAAACTGCTGTCCTGCGCCTACCGCACCGGGCAACGTTTTGGCGCCATGCACCTGATCGACGTGCTGGTCGGCCGCATGACCGAGCGCGTCACGCAATTCGGCCACGACAAGCTTTCCGTATTCGGGATCGGCGCTGATCACAACGAGAAGCAATGGCGCGCCGTGATCCGCCAGCTGGTCGCCATGGGGCATCTGCGGGCCGACAGCGAAGCTTTTGGCGCGCTGAAACTGACGGAAAGCGCACGCGGCGTCCTGAAAGGCGAGACCGAGGTGATGCTGCGCGAGGCGGCGCCCGGAACACGCATTCGCGCCAGCCGCGCCAAATCAAGGCGCGGCGATCTGGCGCCGCGCGCCGAGAGCAAGCCCGGCGATGCTCCCCTGCAGGCGGCGCTGCGGGCATGGCGCTCAGATATCGCGCGCCAGCGCAGCGTGCCGGCCTATGTCGTGCTGCATGATTCCACCATCGACGGCATCGCCGCGGCACGGCCTTCGACGCTCAACGAGCTCCGCAACATCCCCGGCATCGGCGACAAGAAGCTCGAACATTACGGCGACGAACTGCTCGCACTGGTGCGGGCGGCTGACGCGTAA